In the Setaria italica strain Yugu1 chromosome VI, Setaria_italica_v2.0, whole genome shotgun sequence genome, one interval contains:
- the LOC111257728 gene encoding uncharacterized protein LOC111257728 translates to MADDDDAARAEKARRAEEERLRSVALDEYEATHVAIWAQATAVVNVKALIPVILDQATNTYTKWRGMFLTVLGKYALTRHVLEDEAFPTRPAWVQADCVVLTWIHGTVSGDLQQSLMMRQRPAREAWCYLEDEFLGQRESRALLLETQFRNFRQDSLTITDYCRRLESMAASLAEFGDPIGDRQLVLTLLRGLSGKFRHMVSILKMHRPFPTFAEARTHLLLEEMEIDARPPSPPAALVAAPRPAANTGGPAAPRYGAPTPPTRPHGAPSGGQQGAPTGGQRSGRRRGRGGRGGQQQQQQQPAAGAPPSFSHASPGMHPSFAHPWAGTLQMWPYGRPPPAPPAFTAVPQYGYGSSFSGVPSGGAYGSGYTAPPSPYVYGGAAPAFQGPSPAYQVSQPAPWNPVHGGAWTQDSLAQSFNTMTLTPPAPSEWYADSGAGSHMTADAGNLSTISPPSSFTPSSIIVGNGALLPVTATGSHIFSSPHRNLVLNNVLVSPNIIKNLISIRRFTTDNNCSIEFDPFGLSVKDLQTRNVIARCNSSGDLYPFFPPATSTSALIAAPTSLWHRRLGHLGREALSKLISSSVISCNKDDLHHICHACQLGHHTRLPFGSSSSRASHNFDLIHYDLWTSPIVSVSGYKYYLVILDDCSHYIWTFPLRLKSETFSTLSNFFAFIHTQFGTTIKSIQCDNGREFDNSTARTFFLSHGVALRMSCPYTSQQNGRAERSLRTINNIMRSLLFQASLPPVYWVEALHTATYLVNRLPTKTLASSTPYTHLHSTQPSYDHLKVFGYPGSSDVARRAWPCACACACCHVPVRSCTAEPWNTIAQLAPDRRYCPCASRTGCCQ, encoded by the exons ATGGCGGACGACGATGATGCTGCCCGTGCTGAGAAAGCACGCCGCGCCGAGGAAGAGCGCCTCCGTTCCGTCGCGCTGGACGAGTACGAGGCCACCCACGTAGCTATCTGGGCGCAGGCCACCGCCGTCGTCAACGTCAAGGCCCTGATCCCCGTCATTCTCGACCAGGCCACCAACACCTACACCAAGTGGCGCGGCATGTTCCTCACCGTCCTCGGCAAGTACGCGCTGACTCGCCACGTCCTTGAGGATGAGGCGTTCCCCACGCGCCCGGCGTGGGTGCAGGCCGACTGTGTCGTGTTGACATGGATACACGGCACGGTCTCCGGCGATCTACAGCAATCGCTCATGATGCGGCAGCGACCTGCACGCGAAGCTTGGTGCTACCTCGAGGATGAGTTCCTCGGTCAGCGGGaatcccgcgccctcctcctcgagACGCAATTCCGCAACTTCCGCCAAGACTCCCTGACAATCACAGATTATTGCCGTCGTCTCGAGTCCATGGCTGCGTCACTTGCCGAGTTCGGCGACCCCATCGGTGATCGGCAACTAGTGCTCACCCTCCTCCGTGGCTTGAGCGGCAAGTTCCGCCACATGGTGTCCATTCTCAAGATGCATCGCCCGTTCCCAACCTTCGCGGAGGCTCGGACGCACCTCCTCCtggaggagatggagatcgaCGCGAGGCCGCCCTCGCCTCCCGCCGCACTCGTCGCCGCGCCACGCCCGGCGGCAAACACTGgtggccctgccgcgccgcgcTATGGGGCGCCCACTCCTCCTACGCGCCCCCACGGTGCGCCCTCTGGTGGACAGCAGGGAGCACCCACTGGTGGCCAGCGTTCCGGCCGacgtcgcggccgcggcggacgtggcggccagcagcagcagcagcagcaacctgcTGCTGGCGCCCCTCCCAGTTTCAGCCATGCATCCCCAGGTATGCACCCGTCATTTGCACACCCCTGGGCCGGCACCCTCCAGATGTGGCCCTATGGGCGTCCTCCACCAGCGCCACCAGCGTTCACCGCCGTCCCGCAGTACGGCTACGGCAGCTCCTTCAGCGGCGTCCCGAGCGGTGGCGCCTATGGCTCCGGCTACACCGCTCCGCCTTCACCGTACGTCTACGGGGGAGCAGCGCCAGCATTCCAGGGGCCCTCGCCGGCCTACCAGGTGTCACAGCCGGCACCCTGGAACCCCGTCCATGGAGGCGCTTGGACTCAAGACTCCCTGGCGCAGTCGTTCAACACCATGACGCTCACTCCGCCGGCACCGTCCGAGTGGTACGCCGACTCCGGTGCTGGTTCTCACATGACCGCGGATGCTGGTAACCTCTCCACCATTTCCCCACCATCATCTTTTACACCTTCATCTATCATTGTGGGCAATGGAGCACTCCTTCCTGTCACTGCCACCGGATCACATATTTTTTCATCTCCACATCGTAATCTTGTTCTTAACAATGTTCTGGTGTCTCCCAACATTATTAAGAATTTGATTTCCATTCGTCGTTTTACCACCGATAATAATTGTTCTATTGAATTTGATCCGTTTGGTCTTTCTGTGAAGGATTTGCAAACCAGGAACGTGATCGCCAGGTGCAATAGCTCTGGCGACCTCTACCCGTTCTTTCCACCCGCCACCAGCACCTCCGCACTTATCGCTGCACCCACCTCACTTTGGCATCGTCGTCTCGGGCATCTTGGGCGTGAAGCTCTGTCCAAGCTTATTAGTTCCAGTGTTATCTCATGTAATAAAGATGATCTCCACCATATATGCCATGCGTGCCAACTTGGTCATCACACACGGCTTCCTTTTGGATCATCCAGCTCTAGGGCTAGTCATAATTTTGATTTGATACACTATGATCTTTGGACATCTCCTATTGTTAGTGTGTCAGGGTACAAATATTATCTTGTTATTCTTGATGATTGCTCACACTACATTTGGACGTTTCCACTTCGCCTAAAATCTGAGACGTTTTCCACTCTCTCAAATTTTTTTGCCTTTATTCACACGCAATTTGGCACCACCATCAAGAGCATTCAGTGCGACAATGGCCGTGAATTTGATAATTCCACCGCCCGCACGTTCTTTCTCTCCCACGGTGTTGCACTCCGCATGTCGTGTCCATACACTTCTCAGCAAAATGGCAGAGCCGAGCGCTCCCTTCGCACCATTAATAATATTATGCGTTCTCTGCTATTTCAGGCGAGTCTTCCTCCGGTTTACTGGGTTGAGGCCCTCCACACTGCCACCTATCTTGTGAACCGCCTCCCCACCAAAACCCTCGCCTCCTCGACACCTTACACCCACCTTCATTCCACCCAACCCTCCTATGACCATCTCAAAgtttttgg GTACCCCGGCTCCTCCGACGTCGCCCGCCGTGCATGGCCCTGTGCCTGTGCATGCGCCTGTTGCCACGTCCCAGTCCGCTCCTGCACCGCCGAGCCCTGGAACACGATCGCCCAGCTCGCCCCTGACCGGCGCTACTGCCCCTGTGCATCCCGCACAGGCTGCTGCCAGTAG